A stretch of Gymnodinialimonas phycosphaerae DNA encodes these proteins:
- the rpmC gene encoding 50S ribosomal protein L29 — protein MSAQELRDKTPDQLRDELTALKKEAFNLRFQQATGQIENTARMRQVRRDAARVKTILNEKAAAAAAEA, from the coding sequence ATGAGCGCCCAAGAACTGCGTGACAAGACGCCGGATCAGCTTCGCGATGAACTGACGGCCCTGAAAAAGGAAGCGTTCAACCTGCGCTTCCAACAGGCCACCGGCCAAATCGAAAACACCGCCCGTATGCGTCAGGTTCGCCGCGACGCCGCGCGGGTCAAGACCATCCTGAACGAAAAAGCGGCCGCTGCCGCAGCGGAGGCCTGA
- the rpsQ gene encoding 30S ribosomal protein S17, which produces MPKRILTGTVTSDANEQTVTVSVERRFKHPVMQKTIRKSKKYRAHDPQNTFKTGDQVRIQECAPVSKSKRWEVIVG; this is translated from the coding sequence ATGCCCAAACGCATCCTGACCGGCACCGTGACCAGCGACGCCAACGAGCAGACCGTGACCGTATCCGTGGAGCGCCGCTTTAAGCACCCGGTCATGCAGAAGACGATCCGTAAGTCCAAGAAGTACCGGGCTCACGATCCGCAGAACACTTTCAAGACCGGTGACCAGGTCCGCATTCAGGAATGCGCCCCGGTTTCCAAATCCAAACGCTGGGAAGTGATCGTCGGCTAA
- the rplN gene encoding 50S ribosomal protein L14, which yields MIQMQTNLDVADNSGARRVQCIKVLGGSKRKYASVGDVIVVSVKEAIPRGRVKKGDVRKAVVVRTAKEVRREDGTAIRFDRNAAVILNNNNEPMGTRIFGPVVRELRAKNFMKIISLAPEVL from the coding sequence ATGATCCAGATGCAGACTAATCTGGATGTTGCTGACAACAGCGGCGCACGCCGTGTTCAGTGCATCAAGGTTCTGGGTGGTTCCAAGCGTAAGTACGCCTCCGTGGGTGACGTTATCGTCGTCTCGGTGAAGGAAGCCATTCCGCGTGGTCGTGTGAAGAAGGGTGACGTCCGTAAGGCCGTCGTTGTTCGCACCGCCAAGGAAGTTCGTCGCGAAGATGGCACCGCCATCCGGTTCGACCGCAACGCCGCCGTTATCCTCAACAACAACAACGAGCCCATGGGCACCCGTATCTTCGGGCCGGTTGTTCGCGAGCTGCGCGCCAAGAACTTCATGAAAATCATCTCACTCGCCCCGGAGGTGCTGTAA
- the rplX gene encoding 50S ribosomal protein L24: MAAKLKKGDKVVVLAGKDKGKQGEIASVNPSAGKAIVEGVNIAIRHTKQSQSNQGGRIPQPMPIQLSNLALLDANGKATRVGFKIEDGKKVRVAKTTGDVI, encoded by the coding sequence ATGGCTGCCAAGTTGAAAAAGGGCGACAAGGTCGTCGTGCTGGCCGGCAAGGACAAGGGTAAGCAGGGCGAGATCGCCTCGGTTAACCCCTCTGCCGGCAAGGCAATCGTGGAAGGCGTGAACATCGCCATCCGTCACACCAAGCAGAGCCAGTCGAACCAAGGCGGTCGCATCCCTCAGCCGATGCCGATCCAACTGTCGAACCTGGCGCTTCTGGATGCAAACGGCAAAGCGACCCGTGTCGGCTTCAAGATCGAAGACGGCAAGAAGGTGCGCGTCGCCAAGACCACGGGGGACGTGATCTGA
- the rplE gene encoding 50S ribosomal protein L5 produces MLDTANYTPRLKAKFAAEIKAALKEEFGYKNDMQIPRLEKIVLNIGSGAESVRDTKKAKSAQEDLTAIAGQHAVVTKAKKSIAGFRLREDHPVGAKVTLRGDRMYDFLDRLTTIAMPRIRDFRGVKPSFDGRGNFAMGMKEHIVFPEINFDKVDVNWGMDIIIVTTANTDAEAKSLLKHFNMPFNA; encoded by the coding sequence ATGTTGGACACAGCCAATTATACCCCGCGCCTGAAGGCCAAATTCGCCGCAGAGATCAAAGCTGCGCTGAAAGAGGAATTCGGCTACAAGAACGACATGCAGATCCCGCGTCTTGAGAAGATCGTTCTCAACATCGGATCCGGTGCCGAGTCCGTGCGTGACACCAAGAAAGCGAAGTCGGCTCAGGAAGACCTGACTGCCATCGCAGGTCAGCACGCCGTCGTCACGAAGGCCAAGAAGTCCATCGCTGGCTTCCGTCTGCGTGAAGACCATCCCGTGGGCGCGAAAGTGACCCTGCGCGGCGACCGCATGTATGACTTCCTTGATCGTCTGACCACAATCGCGATGCCCCGTATTCGGGACTTCCGGGGTGTGAAGCCGTCCTTCGATGGTCGTGGCAACTTTGCCATGGGCATGAAGGAGCATATCGTGTTCCCCGAGATCAACTTCGACAAGGTCGATGTGAACTGGGGCATGGATATCATCATTGTCACAACGGCGAATACCGACGCCGAGGCGAAGTCGCTTCTGAAGCACTTCAACATGCCCTTCAACGCCTGA
- the rpsN gene encoding 30S ribosomal protein S14, producing the protein MAKVSMVQRELKRQRLVAKYATKRAALKEIATDEQKPMEERFKARLKLAKLPRDSSATRLHNRCQLTGRPKAYYRKLKMSRIKLRDLASVGQIPGMVKSSW; encoded by the coding sequence ATGGCAAAAGTCTCCATGGTCCAACGCGAGCTTAAGCGTCAGCGTCTTGTGGCAAAATACGCCACCAAACGCGCTGCGCTCAAAGAGATCGCAACCGATGAACAGAAGCCGATGGAAGAGCGCTTCAAGGCACGCCTCAAGCTGGCGAAATTGCCCCGCGATAGCTCGGCCACCCGTCTTCACAACCGTTGCCAGCTGACCGGTCGCCCGAAGGCGTACTACCGCAAGCTGAAAATGTCGCGGATCAAGCTGCGTGATCTGGCCTCTGTTGGTCAGATCCCCGGCATGGTCAAGTCGAGCTGGTAA
- the rpsH gene encoding 30S ribosomal protein S8: MNDPIGDMLTRIRNSQMRGKSTVETPASKQRARVLDVLADEGYIRGYEATTGKDGHPAFEISLKYYEGTPVIRELKRVSKPGRRVYMSVGDIPQVRQGLGVSIVSTSKGVMSDASARSNNVGGEVLCTIF, translated from the coding sequence ATGAATGATCCTATCGGTGATATGCTGACCCGCATCCGGAACTCCCAGATGCGCGGAAAGTCCACAGTCGAGACCCCGGCCTCCAAGCAGCGCGCCCGCGTTCTGGATGTGCTGGCGGACGAAGGCTACATCCGCGGTTACGAGGCAACGACTGGTAAAGATGGCCACCCGGCCTTCGAGATCAGCCTCAAGTATTACGAAGGCACCCCTGTCATTCGTGAACTCAAGCGCGTGTCGAAACCCGGCCGTCGCGTCTACATGAGCGTGGGTGACATCCCGCAGGTCCGTCAGGGCCTGGGTGTGTCGATCGTGTCCACCTCGAAGGGCGTTATGTCCGATGCAAGTGCTCGCTCCAACAATGTTGGCGGCGAAGTGCTTTGCACAATCTTCTAA
- the rplF gene encoding 50S ribosomal protein L6 — protein sequence MSRIGKKPVELPGGVEASVSGQTIEVKGPKGTRSFKATDDVTLAVEDNAISVTPRGKSKRARQQWGMSRTMVQNLVTGVTDGFKKELEIQGVGYRAQMQGNVLKLSLGYSHDVDFTVPEGVTVVCPKNTEVVIEGTDQQLVGQVAANIREWRAPEPYKGKGIRYKGEYIFRKEGKKK from the coding sequence ATGTCTCGTATTGGTAAAAAACCGGTCGAGCTGCCCGGAGGCGTAGAAGCTTCCGTGTCAGGTCAGACCATCGAAGTGAAGGGCCCCAAGGGTACCCGCAGCTTCAAGGCAACCGACGACGTCACACTGGCGGTCGAGGATAATGCAATCTCTGTGACACCGCGTGGCAAGTCCAAGCGCGCGCGTCAACAGTGGGGCATGTCCCGCACTATGGTGCAGAACCTCGTCACCGGCGTCACCGACGGTTTCAAGAAAGAGCTTGAGATCCAGGGTGTGGGTTATCGCGCGCAGATGCAGGGCAATGTCCTGAAGCTGTCGCTGGGATATTCGCACGACGTCGACTTCACCGTTCCGGAGGGCGTCACGGTTGTGTGCCCCAAGAACACCGAAGTCGTGATCGAGGGAACCGACCAGCAGCTTGTTGGTCAAGTCGCAGCAAACATTCGCGAATGGCGCGCGCCGGAGCCCTACAAGGGCAAAGGCATCCGCTACAAGGGCGAGTATATCTTCCGTAAGGAAGGCAAGAAGAAGTAA
- the rplR gene encoding 50S ribosomal protein L18, whose product MALSKRELFQKRRLRNRNKMRKMANGRARLSVHRSNKNISVQLIDDLNGVTLASASSLEPSLGVVGKNNVEASAKVGVAIAERAKKAGVEECYFDRGGFLFHGRVKALADAAREGGLKF is encoded by the coding sequence ATGGCACTAAGCAAACGAGAGCTGTTCCAGAAGCGCCGCCTGCGCAACCGGAACAAAATGCGGAAAATGGCCAACGGACGCGCGCGTCTGTCGGTTCATCGTTCGAACAAGAACATCTCTGTCCAACTTATCGACGACCTCAATGGCGTGACTTTGGCTTCGGCCTCTTCGCTGGAGCCGTCGCTGGGTGTGGTCGGCAAGAACAACGTCGAGGCTTCGGCCAAGGTAGGCGTTGCGATTGCTGAGCGGGCGAAGAAGGCCGGTGTCGAAGAGTGTTACTTCGACCGGGGCGGCTTCCTGTTCCACGGGCGTGTGAAGGCTTTGGCCGACGCCGCGCGTGAAGGTGGCTTGAAGTTCTAA
- the rpsE gene encoding 30S ribosomal protein S5, whose protein sequence is MAERENRGRGRGRNREEETPEFADRLVAINRVSKTVKGGKRFGFAALVVVGDQRGRVGFGKGKAKEVPEAIRKATEQAKRQLIRVPLKEGRTLHHDVKGHHGAGKVVMRTAPEGTGIIAGGPMRAVFEMLGVKDVVSKSTGSQNPYNMIRATLDGLRNESSPRQVASRRGKKVADILPKRDDAPVASDTEEA, encoded by the coding sequence ATGGCAGAACGTGAGAACCGGGGACGCGGCCGCGGCCGCAACCGCGAAGAAGAAACGCCGGAATTTGCAGACCGTCTGGTCGCGATCAACCGTGTGTCCAAGACGGTAAAAGGCGGTAAGCGCTTTGGTTTCGCAGCCCTCGTGGTTGTCGGCGACCAGCGTGGCCGCGTGGGTTTCGGCAAGGGTAAGGCCAAAGAGGTCCCCGAGGCGATCCGCAAGGCGACCGAGCAGGCCAAGCGCCAGCTGATCCGTGTGCCGCTGAAGGAAGGCCGCACGTTGCACCACGACGTCAAAGGCCATCACGGTGCCGGCAAGGTCGTGATGCGCACAGCACCTGAAGGTACGGGCATCATCGCCGGTGGCCCGATGCGCGCCGTGTTCGAGATGTTGGGCGTGAAGGACGTTGTGTCGAAGTCGACTGGTTCCCAGAACCCCTACAACATGATCCGCGCCACGCTGGACGGTTTGCGCAACGAGTCGAGCCCCCGTCAGGTGGCATCGCGTCGTGGCAAGAAAGTCGCCGACATCCTGCCCAAGCGTGACGATGCCCCCGTCGCGTCCGATACCGAGGAGGCCTAA
- the rpmD gene encoding 50S ribosomal protein L30, which yields MATIVVKQIGSPIRRPEIQRKTLIGLGLNKMHKTRELEDTPSVRGMVNKIPHLVEIIEERE from the coding sequence ATGGCAACTATCGTCGTTAAGCAGATCGGTTCCCCGATCCGTCGCCCCGAGATCCAGCGCAAGACGCTGATCGGCCTGGGCCTGAACAAGATGCACAAGACCCGCGAGCTGGAGGATACCCCCTCTGTGCGCGGCATGGTCAACAAGATCCCGCACCTTGTGGAAATCATCGAAGAGCGTGAGTGA
- the rplO gene encoding 50S ribosomal protein L15, producing the protein MKLHELSDNPGATKRRKRVGRGPGSGTGKMGGRGIKGQKSRSGVAINAYEGGQMPLYQRLPKRGFNKPNRKKFAVVNLGLIQKFIDAGKLDGKADITEDALIASGLVRRKLDGIRVLAKGEVSGKLNITVTGASKAAIDAVAAAGGALNVATPAAAE; encoded by the coding sequence ATGAAACTGCATGAACTCAGTGATAATCCAGGCGCAACCAAACGCCGCAAGCGCGTTGGCCGTGGTCCGGGTTCCGGCACCGGTAAAATGGGTGGCCGGGGTATCAAGGGTCAGAAGTCCCGTTCGGGTGTGGCGATCAACGCCTACGAGGGTGGCCAGATGCCGCTCTACCAGCGTCTGCCGAAGCGTGGCTTCAACAAGCCCAACCGCAAGAAGTTTGCCGTTGTGAACCTGGGCCTGATCCAAAAGTTCATCGACGCGGGCAAGCTGGACGGCAAGGCCGACATCACCGAGGACGCGCTGATCGCATCCGGTTTGGTGCGTCGCAAACTGGATGGCATTCGCGTGCTGGCCAAGGGCGAAGTTTCGGGCAAGCTGAACATCACCGTCACGGGCGCCTCCAAGGCCGCGATTGACGCCGTTGCAGCCGCCGGTGGCGCGCTGAACGTCGCAACCCCGGCTGCGGCTGAGTAA
- the secY gene encoding preprotein translocase subunit SecY, whose product MSSAAEQMAANMSWKSFGKATELKQRIWFTLGLLIIYRIGTYIPVPGIDPVELRAFFESAAAGLGGVLNMFTGGALSRMGVFALGIMPYISASIIVQLMSAMVPAMEALKKEGESGRKKLNQYTRYGTVALATAQAYGLAVSMESGGLATDPGWFFRAACVITLVGGTMFLMWLGEQITNRGIGNGISLIIFVGIIAEIPAALAQFFETGRSGALSTPAILGVILMLIATLFFVVFMERSLRKIHIQYPRRQVGMKVYDGGSSHLPIKVNPAGVIPAIFASSLLLLPTTLTTFGGTEGNGPVLSWILANFGPGQPLYLVFFASMIIFFTYFYTLNVSFKTEDVADNLKNQNGFIPGIRPGARTAEYLEYVVRRILVLGAGYLALVCMMPEIVRTNLSITAYFGGTSILIIVSVGMDTVQQIQSHLLAHQYEGLLEKSQLRGRKGGSKKPRKGPARR is encoded by the coding sequence ATGTCGTCAGCAGCGGAGCAAATGGCCGCCAACATGAGCTGGAAATCGTTCGGTAAGGCAACCGAGCTTAAACAGCGCATCTGGTTCACTCTGGGCCTTCTGATCATTTATCGCATCGGCACCTATATTCCTGTGCCCGGCATCGACCCGGTCGAGCTGCGCGCCTTCTTCGAAAGCGCGGCGGCAGGCCTTGGCGGCGTGCTGAACATGTTCACCGGCGGCGCGCTGTCGCGCATGGGTGTCTTTGCGCTGGGTATCATGCCCTATATCTCGGCCTCGATCATCGTGCAGCTGATGTCGGCCATGGTGCCGGCGATGGAGGCGCTGAAGAAAGAGGGCGAGAGCGGGCGCAAGAAGCTGAACCAGTACACCCGCTATGGTACGGTGGCTTTGGCCACGGCGCAGGCCTACGGCCTTGCGGTCAGCATGGAATCAGGCGGCCTTGCCACCGATCCGGGCTGGTTCTTCCGCGCCGCCTGCGTGATCACGCTGGTCGGCGGCACCATGTTCCTGATGTGGTTGGGTGAGCAGATCACCAACCGGGGCATTGGTAACGGTATCTCCCTGATCATTTTCGTCGGCATCATCGCCGAGATCCCGGCCGCCCTGGCGCAGTTCTTCGAGACGGGCCGGTCCGGCGCGCTGAGCACACCTGCCATTCTGGGTGTGATCCTGATGCTGATCGCGACGCTGTTCTTCGTGGTCTTCATGGAGCGATCGCTGAGGAAAATCCACATTCAGTACCCGCGCCGCCAAGTCGGCATGAAGGTCTATGATGGCGGCTCCAGCCACCTGCCGATCAAGGTGAACCCGGCGGGCGTGATCCCGGCGATCTTCGCCTCGTCGCTGCTGTTGCTGCCCACGACGCTGACCACCTTCGGCGGGACAGAGGGCAATGGCCCGGTGCTAAGCTGGATCCTGGCGAACTTTGGTCCCGGCCAGCCGCTCTACCTGGTGTTCTTCGCTTCGATGATCATCTTCTTCACCTACTTCTACACCCTCAACGTGTCGTTCAAGACCGAGGATGTGGCCGACAACCTGAAGAACCAGAACGGGTTCATTCCGGGCATTCGCCCCGGTGCGCGGACGGCGGAATACCTGGAATACGTGGTGCGGCGCATCCTGGTTCTGGGCGCCGGTTACCTGGCGCTTGTCTGCATGATGCCCGAGATCGTGCGCACCAACCTGTCGATCACCGCCTACTTCGGCGGCACCTCGATCCTGATCATTGTGTCGGTGGGGATGGACACGGTGCAACAAATCCAGTCTCATTTGCTGGCTCACCAGTACGAAGGCCTGTTGGAAAAGTCCCAGCTGCGCGGTCGCAAGGGTGGATCGAAGAAACCACGGAAGGGACCCGCGCGCCGATGA
- a CDS encoding adenylate kinase has translation MNIILLGPPGAGKGTQAAILVEKRGMVQLSTGDMLRAARTSGTEMGNLVAGVMDRGELVTDEIVIGLIREQLEKGGSGFIFDGFPRTLAQADALADLLAEVGQTLDHVIAMEVNDEALVGRIVNRAKEAEAAGQPVRADDNEESLKIRLMEYYKKTSPLIGYYHAKGQLSWVPGLGEIDEVAASIAGVLDA, from the coding sequence ATGAACATCATTCTACTTGGACCGCCCGGAGCGGGCAAAGGCACCCAAGCTGCTATCCTCGTTGAGAAACGCGGTATGGTGCAACTTTCCACCGGCGACATGCTGCGCGCTGCCCGTACCAGCGGGACTGAGATGGGAAATCTCGTGGCCGGCGTCATGGATCGCGGAGAGCTTGTGACCGACGAGATCGTCATCGGCCTGATCCGTGAGCAGTTGGAAAAGGGCGGTTCGGGTTTCATCTTCGACGGTTTTCCCCGGACCTTGGCGCAGGCCGATGCACTGGCGGACCTGCTGGCCGAGGTGGGCCAGACGCTTGATCATGTCATTGCGATGGAAGTGAACGACGAGGCGCTGGTTGGCCGGATCGTCAACCGCGCCAAAGAGGCGGAAGCCGCAGGGCAACCCGTGCGCGCCGACGACAATGAGGAAAGCCTGAAGATCCGGCTGATGGAATACTACAAAAAGACCTCGCCGCTGATCGGTTACTACCATGCCAAAGGGCAGTTGAGCTGGGTCCCCGGCCTGGGTGAGATCGACGAGGTTGCCGCCAGCATTGCGGGCGTTCTGGACGCGTAA
- the rpsM gene encoding 30S ribosomal protein S13: MARIAGVNIPTAKRVPIALTYVTGIGHTSAAAICEAVGIDVTRRVNELSDAEVLAIREHIDANYAVEGDLRRETQMNIKRLMDLGCYRGLRHRRNLPVRGQRTHTNARTRKGPAKAIAGKKK; the protein is encoded by the coding sequence ATGGCACGTATTGCCGGGGTCAACATCCCCACCGCCAAGCGCGTTCCGATCGCGCTGACCTATGTCACCGGAATTGGCCACACCTCTGCTGCTGCGATCTGCGAAGCTGTCGGTATCGACGTCACGCGCCGCGTGAACGAGCTGTCTGACGCCGAAGTCCTCGCCATCCGCGAGCACATCGACGCCAACTATGCCGTCGAGGGTGACCTGCGTCGTGAAACGCAGATGAACATCAAGCGTCTGATGGACCTGGGTTGCTACCGCGGCCTGCGTCACCGTCGCAACCTGCCCGTTCGCGGCCAGCGTACCCACACCAACGCTCGCACGCGCAAAGGCCCCGCGAAGGCCATTGCCGGCAAGAAGAAATAA
- the rpsK gene encoding 30S ribosomal protein S11, whose amino-acid sequence MARDRRPAKKKVSKNIAAGVAHVNSSFNNTKILISDVQGNAISWSSAGTMGFKGSRKSTPFAAQMAAEDAGKKAQDHGVRTLDVEVQGPGSGRESALRALAALGFQISSIRDVTPMAHNGCRPPKRRRV is encoded by the coding sequence ATGGCTCGCGATCGTCGCCCCGCAAAGAAGAAAGTCTCCAAGAACATCGCCGCTGGCGTTGCTCATGTGAACTCTTCGTTCAACAACACCAAGATCCTGATTTCCGACGTGCAGGGGAACGCCATTTCGTGGTCGTCCGCCGGCACGATGGGCTTCAAGGGCAGCAGGAAATCCACACCCTTCGCCGCCCAGATGGCGGCAGAGGATGCAGGCAAGAAGGCTCAGGACCACGGCGTCCGCACGCTGGATGTCGAGGTTCAGGGTCCCGGTTCGGGTCGTGAAAGCGCCTTGCGCGCCCTGGCGGCCCTGGGTTTCCAGATTTCTTCCATCCGTGACGTGACGCCTATGGCGCACAACGGCTGCCGTCCGCCCAAGCGCCGCCGCGTCTAA
- a CDS encoding DNA-directed RNA polymerase subunit alpha — protein sequence MIHKNWQELIKPTQLVVQPGNDPARKATVVAEPLERGFGLTLGNALRRVLMSSLQGAAITSVQIDGVLHEFSSVAGVREDVTDIVLNLKGVAIRMEAEGPKRVSISAKGPRVVTAGDISESAGIEVLNKDHVICHLDDGADLYIELTVNTGKGYVAADKNRPEDAPIGLMPIDAIYSPVKKVSYDVQPTREGQVLDYDKLTLKLETDGSLTPDDAVAYAARIIQDQLSIFVNFDEPESATRQDDEDDLEFNPLLLKKVDELELSVRSANCLKNDNIVYIGDLIQKTEAEMLRTPNFGRKSLNEIKEVLSGMGLHLGMDIVDWPPDNIEELAKKYEDNF from the coding sequence ATGATCCATAAAAATTGGCAAGAGCTGATCAAACCCACCCAGCTGGTCGTCCAGCCGGGCAATGATCCTGCGCGCAAGGCTACCGTTGTGGCCGAGCCGTTGGAGCGGGGCTTTGGTCTGACGCTTGGTAACGCGCTGCGGCGTGTTCTGATGTCCTCGCTGCAAGGCGCGGCCATCACATCGGTGCAAATCGACGGCGTGCTGCACGAGTTTTCCAGCGTTGCTGGCGTGCGTGAAGATGTCACCGACATCGTGCTGAACCTCAAAGGTGTGGCGATCCGCATGGAGGCCGAAGGCCCCAAGCGCGTTTCCATCTCTGCCAAGGGCCCCCGGGTCGTGACGGCGGGTGACATCTCTGAGTCCGCAGGCATCGAGGTCCTGAACAAGGATCATGTGATCTGCCACCTCGACGATGGCGCCGATCTGTACATCGAGCTGACGGTCAACACCGGCAAAGGCTACGTCGCTGCCGACAAGAACCGCCCGGAAGACGCACCGATTGGCTTGATGCCGATCGACGCGATCTATTCGCCGGTCAAGAAGGTGTCCTATGACGTGCAGCCCACCCGTGAGGGCCAGGTGCTGGACTATGACAAGCTGACGCTGAAGCTGGAAACCGACGGGTCCCTTACGCCGGACGATGCCGTGGCTTACGCCGCGCGGATCATCCAGGACCAGCTGTCGATCTTCGTGAACTTCGATGAGCCCGAGTCTGCTACCCGTCAGGACGACGAAGACGATCTGGAATTCAACCCGCTTCTGCTGAAGAAGGTTGATGAGCTGGAGCTGTCCGTCCGGTCCGCGAACTGCCTTAAGAACGACAACATCGTCTACATCGGTGATCTGATCCAGAAGACCGAGGCAGAGATGCTGCGCACGCCGAACTTCGGCCGCAAGTCCTTGAACGAGATCAAGGAAGTGCTGTCCGGCATGGGCCTGCACCTTGGCATGGATATCGTCGATTGGCCGCCCGACAACATCGAGGAACTGGCCAAGAAGTACGAAGACAACTTTTGA
- the rplQ gene encoding 50S ribosomal protein L17, with amino-acid sequence MRHARGYRRLNRTHEHRKAMFSNMCGSIIEHEQIKTTLPKAKELRPIIEKMITLAKRGDLHARRQAASQLKQDKDVAKLFDVLGPRYAERQGGYVRIMKAGFRYGDMAPMAIIEFVDRDVDAKGAADRARLEAEADAE; translated from the coding sequence ATGCGTCACGCCCGCGGATACCGCCGCCTGAACCGGACCCACGAACACCGCAAAGCGATGTTCTCGAACATGTGCGGCTCGATCATCGAGCACGAGCAGATCAAGACGACCCTGCCCAAAGCCAAGGAACTGCGTCCGATCATCGAGAAGATGATCACGCTCGCCAAACGTGGCGACCTGCACGCGCGTCGTCAAGCGGCCTCGCAACTGAAGCAGGACAAGGACGTCGCCAAGCTGTTCGATGTGCTCGGGCCTCGCTATGCCGAGCGTCAGGGCGGCTATGTGCGCATCATGAAGGCGGGTTTCCGCTATGGTGACATGGCGCCGATGGCGATCATCGAATTCGTCGACCGCGACGTCGACGCCAAGGGCGCCGCAGACCGCGCACGCCTTGAGGCCGAAGCCGACGCGGAATAA
- a CDS encoding helix-turn-helix transcriptional regulator: MTKAPVLDLLLHELSLAAPAGFAVGLHIRYVSPLIMVNTYPDVWQEVYTSKLYGLRDPTLAWGLSHTGTRRWSQIGLPDPFGILQESADYGLKYGMIASIGPMSSRTIAGASRADREFGDDEMEHVYRIVHRMHDLSEPPARLSKAQADALKCIAEGDRHAAAAAKLGISESAFKARLTSARQKLMARTTAEAVQRAKEYGLI, encoded by the coding sequence ATGACAAAAGCGCCGGTTCTCGACTTGCTGCTGCACGAGCTTTCGTTGGCGGCACCAGCCGGTTTCGCCGTTGGTCTCCACATTCGTTACGTCTCGCCATTGATCATGGTGAACACATATCCAGATGTCTGGCAGGAGGTATACACGTCCAAACTCTACGGTCTGCGGGACCCGACGCTTGCCTGGGGGTTAAGCCACACGGGAACCCGACGTTGGAGCCAGATCGGGCTGCCGGATCCTTTCGGGATTTTGCAGGAATCAGCCGATTACGGGCTCAAGTACGGGATGATTGCATCCATCGGACCGATGTCTTCACGCACCATCGCAGGGGCCAGCCGCGCAGACCGCGAGTTTGGTGACGATGAGATGGAGCATGTCTACCGGATCGTGCACCGCATGCACGATCTGTCGGAACCGCCGGCCCGCTTGTCCAAAGCGCAAGCCGACGCTCTTAAGTGCATCGCGGAGGGGGACCGCCATGCTGCTGCTGCCGCGAAGCTCGGCATATCCGAAAGTGCCTTCAAGGCGCGTTTGACGTCTGCTCGTCAAAAACTGATGGCCCGAACCACGGCAGAAGCCGTGCAGAGGGCCAAGGAATACGGATTGATTTGA